GCTCGATGCCCACGGAGGTGACGCTCAGGTCGTGCTGGTGGTCGGTGTCGGTGAGGAAGGTGGGGTCGAGATCGAGCGCGCGATCGAGGTCGAACGCGCCCACGTCGAGGATGGCGTCGAGGTCCACCTGGCCGTAGGTGGCGCGGTGGATGTCGGCGAGCGCGTTCACGGACCGCAGGCGCAGCTCGACAGCGTCGGCTTCCTCCTCGGTCACCAGGTCGAGCTTGTTCAGAACGATCCGGTCGGCGAACGCCACCTGCTCCAGTGACTCGTTCTCGACCCCTTCGGGCTTCTCCTCGTCGAGGTGCTGGCCGATGTGCCTGGCGTCGACCAGCGTGACGATGGCGTCGAGTCGGAGCTGGCTGCGGATCTCGTCGTCGACGAAGAACGTCTGGGCGACCGGCGCCGGGTCGGCGAGGCCGGTGGTCTCCACGAGGATGTGGTCGAAGCGCTCGCGGCGGCGCATCAGGTTGCCGAGGATGCGGATGAGGTCGCCCCGCACCGTGCAGCAGATGCAGCCGTTGTTCATCTCGAAGATCTCCTCCTCCGCATCGAGCACGAGGGCGTCGTCGATGCCGATCTCGCCGAACTCGTTCTCGATCACCGCGATGCGGCGCCCGTGCTGTGCCGTGAGGATGTGGTTCAACAGCGTCGTCTTCCCCGAGCCGAGGAAGCCCGTGAGCACGGTCACGGGCACGAGGTCGGTGGTGGTGTCTGTGTCGGTCATGTCGGAACTCCGTTGTGAGGGGCGATCGGTGGTGGTTCGGCGGGCTGGCGTCGGAACCGGTGCTCGACACGGGCCGGCACGGTGGCGGTGAACACGACGAGGAAGATGCCGGCGGCGGTCAGGGCGATGGTCGCCCCGGGCGGCGTGTCGAGGTGGTAGCTGGCGGTCAGGCCGCCGACGGTCGAGGTGAGCCCGCCCACGACGGCCACCGCCGTCATGGTCGACAGGCGATGGGTGACGAGGCGGGCCGTGGCCGCCGGCGTGACGAGGATGGCGACGCTCATCAGGAGCCCGACGGTCTGGAGGGAGACCACGACGCTGACGGACACGAGGGCGAGGACGACCAGGCGGAGCTTGCGGTCGTCGATGCCGACCTGGCGGGCGTGGGTGGGGTCGAAGGTGGCGGCGAGCAGGTCCCGGTGCAGGACGGCGACGACGACGAGCGCGCTCAGGGCGAGCACGCCGTTCACCCGCAGTTCGCTCACGCTCACCGTGGTGATCTGGCCGAGGAGGAAGTGGGAGAGGTCGACCCCGATCCCGTCGCTGCGCGAGATGATCAGCACGCCGACCGCGAAGAGGATCGTCTCGACGACGCCGATGACCGTGTCATCCCCGAGTCGCCGCCGGCTTCCGAGCACGCTGATGAGGCCGCCCATCACCAGCCCGGCCACCAGCGCGCCCGCGGCGATGCTGGCACCGACCAGATAGGCGACCGCGACCCCCGAGAGCGTGGCGTGGGACATCGCGTCGCCGAGGTAGGCCAGGCGGCGCAGCACCACCCACACACCCACCACCGGGCAGAGGACGCCGATGATGGCCGCCGTGGCCAGGGCGTGGCGCATGAACTGGGTCTGGTAGGGGTCCAGCAGCCACGACGCCATCAGACGGCCGCCACGGTCAGGTCGGCGAGGTCGGTGCCGCTGCCAAAGGTGGCATCGAGGGTGTCGGCGTCGAGGACCTGGTCGGGCGAGCCGTCGGCCACGAGTCGGCCGTTGATGGCCAGGCAGCGGGCGAAATGGTGGCGGGTGAGGGCCAGGTCGTGGGTGGCGACGAGCACGGTGCGCCCGTCGTCGGCGAGCGACCGGAGGAGGTGGATGAGGTCGGTGGTGCTCGGCAGGTCGAGACCGGCCATCGGCTCGTCGAGCAGCAGGACTCCCGCCTCCTGCGTGAGCGCTCGGGCGACGAAGGCGCGCTGCGCCTGGCCACCGGAGAGGGTGCCGATGGGATCCCGGCCGCGATCGGTGAGCCCCACGCGCTCGAGCGCGCCGGCGACCGCCTGGCGGTCGATGTGACGGGGTCGGCGCCACGGAGGCAGATGTGGCCGGCGGCCGGTGAGGACGAGCTGCTCGACCGTGATGGGGAAGTGAAGGTCCACGTCGGCCCGCTGGGGGAGGAAGGCGACCTTGGCCCGTGTGCTCCGCTGGTGGTGGCAGCCGTCGCCGCCGACGGCGAGCTCGCCGTCCGCGGGGACCAACCCGCACAGCGCCTTGAAGAGGGTCGACTTCCCCGCACCGTTCGGCCCGATGACCGCGATGAGCTCGCTCCATCCGGCTGCGAACGAGACGGAGCGCAAGGCGACCCGGGTGCCGTAGGTGACCGAGACGTCACGGGCCAGGACCGCGGCGGGGGGCCCGCCGGCGCGACCCGTCACGAGCAGCCGAGGCCCTCGGTCAGCGAGTCGAGGTTCTCCCGCATGATCGTGTCGTAGGTGGCCCCGTCGTCGAGGCGGTCCTGGGTGATGCTCTCGACCGGGTCCAGGGCGTCGGTGCTCGCGCCGATCTCGTCGGCCACGGTCTCGGCGAGGTCCGGCGGCACCTGCTCCTCGAAGAAGATGACCTGCACGTCGTTCTCGCGGGCTGCGTCCGCCACGGCCTCGAGGGTGCGAGGGTCCGGATCGTCGTCCGGGGTGATCCCGGCGATCGCGATCTGGACGAGGTCGTGACGTCGGGCCAGGTACTCGAAGGCGCGGTGGCTGGTGACGATGACCCGTGAGTCGCAGTCGGCGAGGCCCGCCCGATAGTCGGCGTCCAGCGTGTTCAGCTCGTCCTGGTAGGCGGCGAGGCCCGCGTCGAAGTCGGCGGCGCCGTCCGGATCGAGATCGACAAGGGCGGCGTGGGCGTCCTCGGCGATCTGCGCCTGGAGGAGGGGGTCGACCCAGACGTGAGGATCGGAGCCGTCGGCGAGCACCTCGCCGTCGGCCTCGCCCTGGGTGCCCTGGAGTTGATCGGCGGCCGGAAGGAGGTCGATCCCTTCCAGACCGTCGACGACCGTGACGTCGTCGCCGAGGCCACCCACCGCATCCTCGACCTGAGGCTGGAACCCACCCGACAGGTACAGGACGAGGTCGACGTCGGCGAGGTCGGTGACCTGCCGAGGCGTGAGCTCCAGGTCGTGAGGGCCCCCACCGGGCGGTGTGAGGTTCGTCACCTCGACCCGATCACCGCCGACGCGCTCGAGTGCCTCGGCCAGCGGATAGAAGGCGGCGGCCGCCTGGACTTGCTCCCTGTCGGCGCCGACCTCCGAGTCCCCGGCATCCTCCTCGGAGGACGCGCACGACGCAGACACGGCGAGGGCGAGGACGATCATCGCGGGGCGGAGGGCACGGGCGGTGAGAAAGGCAGAAAGCATGACGGCGTCCTATCTGGTTAAGAATAGGAATCATTCTTATCAGTGGGTCAAGGGGCCGGCCAAATCAGCTGCCGATCGCCTCTGGCCGGATGCGGCCTCGGAGCCGGTTTGCTCGTTCGCTGGCCGCGGTCGCGGCGCGGGTGCAGGCGACCTCGGTCCCCAGCCCGGCCGGCCCGACATGTTGGAAGGGGTGATCGAAGCCGGCGGCCGCCACGACCCGCTGCCGTGATCACCGTGCGCCGCTGAGACTCTCGCGACCAGCCCCTCCTGGGTCTACGTCGGGAGCGAGTCCCCGGTCTCACGGGCGACGAGGGTGCGGATGGCGTCGGCCTCGCCGGGGCGGACGTTGGGGTCGTGCAGGCGGTGGCGGGCGACGGCGGGGAGGAGGGCCCGGGCGGCCGCTTCGCGGCCGGACGAACGGACGAAGGTGCGCACCAATCGGGCGCGCAGGCGGGGCTCCGCTGCTCGTTCGACCATCGTCACGAGGCGGTGGGGCAGCGAGCCTGCCGGCGGTGGCTGGTCATGGTCGAACGCCGCCATCAGCAGCCAGGTGAGGGCGACGTCGGCGTCCGGATCGGCCCGCCGGGCGTTGGTCCAGTCGATCACCACCGGGCCGGCGGCGGAGAGCAGGACGTTGCCGGGGTGCAGGTCCTGGTGGACGATGGCGTCGCCGGCGAGTGCCGACTCGGCGTGGTGGGCCAGGTCGGCCGGCGGGGGAAGGACGTGCAGCCGCGTGTGCAAATCGGCGAGCGTGCGGGCGTGGCGATCGACCTGCCACACCTTGGCCTCGATGGCCTCGAGCATGGTCGGGCCCTCGATGCGCTCGAGGACCATCTCGCCCGGGCCCACCCGGAACACCTGCGGGGCGGGGTAGCCCGCCGCCCGCACGTGCTCCATGATGGCGGCCTCCGCTCGCAGGTCACGCGCCGCCGAGGGTGTCCGCCGCAGCACCCGGTCGTCACCGAGGGCGTGAACCGCGGCGTCCCGGCCGGCGGCCAGCACCGGCCCGAGCTCATCCTCCGGCGTGCGCCGCTCGTCGACCTCCATCCCCGCCGACGCTACGCCTCCCCCTCACCTCCTCGCTGTGGGCGTGGCGCTCCGGGCTACGCCAGCGCCGCCGCGATGCGGGTGAGGACCTCGTCGTCGAGGAGGGGGACCACGTCGAGGGCGGCGAGGTTCTCCTCGAGCTGGCTCACCCGGCTGGCGCCGAGGATCACCGTCGAGACGTTCGGGTTGCGGGTGCACCAGGCGATGGCGAGGTGGGTGAGGCTGCACCCGAGGTCGTCGGCGATGGCCTTCAGGGCCAGCACCTTCTGGTTGGCGTCCTCGGTGAGGAGCACGTCCCGCAGCCACTCGTAGCCCTCGAGGCCGAGGCGGCTGCCGTCGGGCACCTCGTCGAGGTACTTGCCGGTGAGCAGGCCCGACGCCAGGGGGCTCCACGTGGTGAGGCCGAGGCCGATCTCGTCGTAGAGCGGGGCGTACTCGTCCTCGACTCGGCCGGGCACGAGCAGGCTGTACTGCGGCTGCTCCATCACCGGCTTGTGCAGGTGGTGACGGTCGGCGATCTTCCAGGCCGTCCGGATGTCCTCGGCGCTCCACTCCGATGTGCCCCAGTAGAGGGCCTTGCCCGACGCCACGATGTCGTGCATCGCCCACACCGTCTCCTCGATGGGCGTCTGCGGGTCCGGCCGGTGGCAGAACAGCAGGTCGACGTAGTCGAGCCCGAAGCGCTCGAGGCTGCCGTCGATGGCCGACAACAGGTACTTGCGGTTCAGCGTCTCCTTCATGTTGACGTCGTCCTTGATGCCGAAGAAGAGCTTCGTGGACACGACGTAGGTGTCCCGGTCCCAGCCCAGGTCGGCTAGGGCCTGGCCCATGACCCGCTCGGACTCGCCGCCCTCGTAGCCCTCGGCGTTGTCGAAGAAGTTCACGCCGGCGTCGCGTGCGGTGGTCAGGCACTCGAGAGCGAGGTCGCGGTCGACCTGGCGCCCGAAGGTCACCCACGAGCCGAACGACAGCACGCTGAGCTTCAGGCCGGATCGTCCGAGGCGGCGGTATTCCATGGTCATGGCGCCAACGCTAGAGGTGTGAGCGCCGGAGCCCTACGAGATCGTGGGGCACCGGTCGGAGCTCAGGTCGGGCTCGGGTGACGGCGTCGGGCCACGCCGAGCGCGCCGCGGTGCACGAGACCGACGAACGCCGCCGTCCAGGCCGCGGCGGCCACGATCAACGCGACCTTCGGGAGCCAGTCCAGCGTCGAGGGGCCGAGGACGGCCAGCATCTTGAACGTGGCCACGCTGTACATGCCGAGAGGGAAGACCAGCGCCCAGTAGGCGGGGTCGTAGCGCAGGGGCACCCGTCGGATGAGGTGGCGCCAGACGCCGATCGCGATCATCAGTGGGAACCAGAAGGTGGCGGTCGCCCAGGCGAGGACGACCATGCCCTCGATGACGGGGGCGACCCGGTCGATGCGGCCGACGACCGCCTCCACATCGGGTGAGAGCGCCTCGCCCAGGGTCCCGGCCACGCCCAGGAGGTTGGAGCCCGCCAGGACGGTGATGGCCACGGCGCCGGCGGCGATCCATGCCGGCGGTGCCGCTTCGGTGGGCTCGAGCTCGTGGAACGTCCAGCGCAGGAACACCATGGTCATCACGATCAGGTACAGCACGATGCCCAGCAGGAACGCAGCGAGGCACAGGAAGGCCAGGGTCTCGCTGGGATGGAACGGCAGGAGCAGCGCGCCGAGCACCGCCACCGACTCGGTGGACACGGTGAGCAGGAACCACGTGCCGTTGATGCCGGCGCCGAGACCGGGCTTCGGGGAGCGCAGCACGACGGCGATGAGCGTGGCGTAGACGAGGACCGCCCACAGGCACATGCTGATCCACCACAGCACCCAGGCCAGGTCCCACCAGCCCTGGGTGATGCCCGACGCGCTGCCGAGGACGTTGGTGCCGGCCACGATGGTGAGGAAGGCGAAGCCCTTGGCGTGGCTGGTGAGGTCGTCGATCAGTCGTCTCGGGAAACGGACCAGCCGAGCCACGGTGAGCACGACCAGGATCACGTAGGCCACCCCGGCGACCACGTACAGCCCGTCGGCCAGCCGCGACAGCTCCTGCTGCTCGGCCCCGATGGTCACGATGCCGGTGGCCATCACGAGGGCGAAGTAGCCCGGGAAGAGGGTGGCCACGGGCGACGGGCGGTCGGGCGGTGGAGCGTCGCGCGAAGGATCGTCCGGTGGGGCCGTCGCGCCGGTGCCGTTCACGGCTGGAGGTACCGCAACAGGACGGCCGACAACGCAGCGAGCACCACCGACACGCCGGCGGTGGCCCACGCGAGGGCCTCCTCGTCGGTCTGGAAGGCTTCGACCGCGACCGTGATGAGGAACACCTGGAACGCGACCAGGATGATGACGTAGAGGACGATGGCCGAGGTGGCCCGGCGGTTCCGCGCCGACGTCCTCATGCCTTCGCCCCGAGCGCCCAGATGACACCGTCGTCGCGGATCTCGACGTCGATGCGTCCGAGCGGCCGCGTCGGGGGGCCCGAGCGCACGGCGCCGGTGAGGGCTTCGAAGTTGCCCTCGTGGCAGGGGCAGTGCCAGCGCTGCTCGTCGGCCTCGAAGAACACCACGCAGCCGAGGTGGGTGCACTTCTGGCTGAACGCCACCACGTTCCGGTCGTCGACCCGCAGCAGGACGGCGGGGTCGTTCTCGGTGGGGTAGCGGAAGAGGAAGGTGTCGCCCACGACCACGTCGTCCAACGGCACGATCGCCCTCGGTCGGCCCGCGTTGATGGTCCGCAGCTGGGTCCAGATGGCGAGCCCCACGTTGCCGGCCGCCATCACCCCGGCACCAGCCACGAGGTAGCGAGCGAACTCCCGGCGGGTCACCTCCTCCTCGGCCGCGGCCTCGTACGGGAAGTCGCGCTTCCAGATGGGCTGCGGGTCGGGGACGGGGGTGCCGGCGGTCATCGGACCACCCCGCCAGAGCGATCGTGCATGCCCTCGTCCAGGCCGAACGGGTCGTCGAGCCATGTGCCGGTCGCCGCGCCACCGAGCACGTCGATCGGGCCGCCGCCGACGTCATCGACGACGGCATGCACCTTGGTGTGCACCGACTGGCGGCCGAACAGCCAGTTGTCGACCAGGGCCCCGGGGCGGGTGGCGTGGAACTCCTCGACCGTGCCGTACCAGAGCGCCTCGCTGGGGCACACCGAGGCGCACATGGGCGCGTACCCCTCGGACGTCCGGTCGGTGCACATGTCGCACTTCATCATCTGGTCGACCTCGGCCACGTACTTGGGCACGCCGAACGGGCAGGCCAGGACGCAGTTGGAGCAGCCGATGCACCGGGGCTTGAGGGCGGACTGCACGACGCCGCCCTCGGTCTGCTTGATGGCGTCGGCGGGGCACACCTGCGCGCAGGTGGGGTCCTCGCAGTGCATGCACACCATGGGCGCGGTCTGGGTGCTGGCGGCCCGATCGATGCGCTCGAGGTGGATGAGGGACTGGCCCCGGTGGGTGCCGCACTCCATGCAGGCCGACACACAGGCCTCGCAACCGATGCAGCGGCTCTGGTCGATGACGAACACCGGCGTGTCGTCGACGCCGTACCGCGTGGGCCTCATGCGGATCCCTCGTGCAGGTCGAAGTCGCGCTGGTCGGTCGTGGGGGCTCCCTCGCCGGCCCGCTCGATGCGTACCGCCGCCACCTTGAACTCGGGCATCTTCGAGCGAGGGTCGACGGCGCGGATGGTGAGCTGGTTGGCGGCCTTGGCGCCGGGCCAGTGGTAGGGGATGAACACCGTGTCGGGCCGGATGGTGGTGACCACGTGGGCGGGCAGCGTGATGGTGCCGCGACGGGAGGTGACGGTGACCTGGTCGCCGTCGCCGATCCCGAGCCGCTCGGCCAGTCGGGGGTGCATCTCGCACAAGGGCTCCGGGTACTGCGCCACCAGGCCGGCGATGCGCCGGGTCTGGGTGCCGGACAGGTACTGGCTGACCACCCGCCCGGTCGTCAGCCACACGGGGTAGTCGTCATCGACGACCTCGGCGGACTCCCGGAAGGGCACCGCATGGAAGCGGGCCTTGCCGTCGGGGTGCGAGAACCGGCCCCCCTCGTGCAAGCGGGGGGTGCCGGGGTGCCCGACCTCGGGGACGGGCCAGAAGAGGCCCTTCTCGGCCTCGATGCGCTCCCAGGTGGCGCCGGTGTAGTCGGCGGTACCGCCCGAGGACGCCCGGCACA
Above is a window of Acidimicrobiales bacterium DNA encoding:
- a CDS encoding metal ABC transporter permease, whose translation is MASWLLDPYQTQFMRHALATAAIIGVLCPVVGVWVVLRRLAYLGDAMSHATLSGVAVAYLVGASIAAGALVAGLVMGGLISVLGSRRRLGDDTVIGVVETILFAVGVLIISRSDGIGVDLSHFLLGQITTVSVSELRVNGVLALSALVVVAVLHRDLLAATFDPTHARQVGIDDRKLRLVVLALVSVSVVVSLQTVGLLMSVAILVTPAATARLVTHRLSTMTAVAVVGGLTSTVGGLTASYHLDTPPGATIALTAAGIFLVVFTATVPARVEHRFRRQPAEPPPIAPHNGVPT
- a CDS encoding ubiquinol-cytochrome c reductase iron-sulfur subunit; this encodes MTAGTPVPDPQPIWKRDFPYEAAAEEEVTRREFARYLVAGAGVMAAGNVGLAIWTQLRTINAGRPRAIVPLDDVVVGDTFLFRYPTENDPAVLLRVDDRNVVAFSQKCTHLGCVVFFEADEQRWHCPCHEGNFEALTGAVRSGPPTRPLGRIDVEIRDDGVIWALGAKA
- a CDS encoding 4Fe-4S dicluster domain-containing protein; the encoded protein is MRPTRYGVDDTPVFVIDQSRCIGCEACVSACMECGTHRGQSLIHLERIDRAASTQTAPMVCMHCEDPTCAQVCPADAIKQTEGGVVQSALKPRCIGCSNCVLACPFGVPKYVAEVDQMMKCDMCTDRTSEGYAPMCASVCPSEALWYGTVEEFHATRPGALVDNWLFGRQSVHTKVHAVVDDVGGGPIDVLGGAATGTWLDDPFGLDEGMHDRSGGVVR
- a CDS encoding aldo/keto reductase gives rise to the protein MEYRRLGRSGLKLSVLSFGSWVTFGRQVDRDLALECLTTARDAGVNFFDNAEGYEGGESERVMGQALADLGWDRDTYVVSTKLFFGIKDDVNMKETLNRKYLLSAIDGSLERFGLDYVDLLFCHRPDPQTPIEETVWAMHDIVASGKALYWGTSEWSAEDIRTAWKIADRHHLHKPVMEQPQYSLLVPGRVEDEYAPLYDEIGLGLTTWSPLASGLLTGKYLDEVPDGSRLGLEGYEWLRDVLLTEDANQKVLALKAIADDLGCSLTHLAIAWCTRNPNVSTVILGASRVSQLEENLAALDVVPLLDDEVLTRIAAALA
- a CDS encoding ABC transporter ATP-binding protein — encoded protein: MTGRAGGPPAAVLARDVSVTYGTRVALRSVSFAAGWSELIAVIGPNGAGKSTLFKALCGLVPADGELAVGGDGCHHQRSTRAKVAFLPQRADVDLHFPITVEQLVLTGRRPHLPPWRRPRHIDRQAVAGALERVGLTDRGRDPIGTLSGGQAQRAFVARALTQEAGVLLLDEPMAGLDLPSTTDLIHLLRSLADDGRTVLVATHDLALTRHHFARCLAINGRLVADGSPDQVLDADTLDATFGSGTDLADLTVAAV
- a CDS encoding phosphotransferase, with product MEVDERRTPEDELGPVLAAGRDAAVHALGDDRVLRRTPSAARDLRAEAAIMEHVRAAGYPAPQVFRVGPGEMVLERIEGPTMLEAIEAKVWQVDRHARTLADLHTRLHVLPPPADLAHHAESALAGDAIVHQDLHPGNVLLSAAGPVVIDWTNARRADPDADVALTWLLMAAFDHDQPPPAGSLPHRLVTMVERAAEPRLRARLVRTFVRSSGREAAARALLPAVARHRLHDPNVRPGEADAIRTLVARETGDSLPT
- a CDS encoding zinc ABC transporter substrate-binding protein, giving the protein MLSAFLTARALRPAMIVLALAVSASCASSEEDAGDSEVGADREQVQAAAAFYPLAEALERVGGDRVEVTNLTPPGGGPHDLELTPRQVTDLADVDLVLYLSGGFQPQVEDAVGGLGDDVTVVDGLEGIDLLPAADQLQGTQGEADGEVLADGSDPHVWVDPLLQAQIAEDAHAALVDLDPDGAADFDAGLAAYQDELNTLDADYRAGLADCDSRVIVTSHRAFEYLARRHDLVQIAIAGITPDDDPDPRTLEAVADAARENDVQVIFFEEQVPPDLAETVADEIGASTDALDPVESITQDRLDDGATYDTIMRENLDSLTEGLGCS
- a CDS encoding tellurite resistance/C4-dicarboxylate transporter family protein; amino-acid sequence: MATLFPGYFALVMATGIVTIGAEQQELSRLADGLYVVAGVAYVILVVLTVARLVRFPRRLIDDLTSHAKGFAFLTIVAGTNVLGSASGITQGWWDLAWVLWWISMCLWAVLVYATLIAVVLRSPKPGLGAGINGTWFLLTVSTESVAVLGALLLPFHPSETLAFLCLAAFLLGIVLYLIVMTMVFLRWTFHELEPTEAAPPAWIAAGAVAITVLAGSNLLGVAGTLGEALSPDVEAVVGRIDRVAPVIEGMVVLAWATATFWFPLMIAIGVWRHLIRRVPLRYDPAYWALVFPLGMYSVATFKMLAVLGPSTLDWLPKVALIVAAAAWTAAFVGLVHRGALGVARRRHPSPT
- a CDS encoding GTP-binding protein, with the protein product MTDTDTTTDLVPVTVLTGFLGSGKTTLLNHILTAQHGRRIAVIENEFGEIGIDDALVLDAEEEIFEMNNGCICCTVRGDLIRILGNLMRRRERFDHILVETTGLADPAPVAQTFFVDDEIRSQLRLDAIVTLVDARHIGQHLDEEKPEGVENESLEQVAFADRIVLNKLDLVTEEEADAVELRLRSVNALADIHRATYGQVDLDAILDVGAFDLDRALDLDPTFLTDTDHQHDLSVTSVGIELDGELDGERLNDWLGTLLAEQGIDIFRMKGILAIAGDDRRHVFQGVHMLFDSQPDRPWESGGPRTNRLVFIGRNLDRVQLESSLRGCLAGPR